The candidate division WOR-3 bacterium genome has a window encoding:
- a CDS encoding response regulator, producing the protein MKKRILICDDEEPIRLLLTEALQDTYEVEEAADGREALRKITKEPFDLLIIDIKMPGTHGLEAIERIRERNKTIPIIICSAYRLMEDDIVVKTSDVAAFITKPIDIKAFKAKIYELIGE; encoded by the coding sequence ATGAAGAAAAGAATTCTTATCTGTGATGATGAAGAACCTATAAGATTATTGCTTACAGAAGCGTTGCAGGATACTTATGAAGTGGAAGAGGCGGCGGACGGACGGGAAGCACTAAGGAAAATAACAAAAGAACCGTTTGATTTATTAATTATCGACATCAAGATGCCGGGAACTCATGGTCTGGAGGCGATTGAACGAATAAGAGAAAGAAATAAAACCATTCCCATAATTATTTGTTCAGCATATCGCCTAATGGAAGACGATATCGTCGTGAAAACGTCTGATGTGGCGGCGTTTATAACAAAACCGATAGATATAAAAGCCTTCAAGGCTAAGATCTATGAACTAATCGGAGAATAA